One window from the genome of Carcharodon carcharias isolate sCarCar2 chromosome 9, sCarCar2.pri, whole genome shotgun sequence encodes:
- the LOC121282106 gene encoding LOW QUALITY PROTEIN: histone H2B 1.1-like (The sequence of the model RefSeq protein was modified relative to this genomic sequence to represent the inferred CDS: substituted 1 base at 1 genomic stop codon): protein MTDCXESSPAPKKGGKKALKKPVAKGGKKRRKSRKESYAIYIYKVMKQVHPDTGISSKAMSIMNSFVSDIFERIAGEASRLAHYNKRSTISSREIQTAVRLLLPGELAKHAVSEGTKAVTKYTSSK, encoded by the coding sequence ATGACAGATTGTTGAGAGTCATCACCAGCTCCCAAAAAGGGAGGCAAGAAAGCCTTAAAGAAACCGGTAGCAAAGGGCGGCAAGAAGCGGCGAAAGTCGAGGAAGGAGAGTTACGccatctacatctacaaagtgatgaagcaggttcaccctgacaccggcatctcctccaaggccatgagcatcatgaactcgtTCGTGAGCGATATTTTCGAGCGCATTGCGGGTGAGGCTTCCCGCCTGGCTCATTACAACAagcgcagcaccatcagctcccgggagatccagactgctgtgcgcctgctgctgcccggggaactggccaagcacgccgtgtcggaagggacaaaggcggtgaccaagtacaccagTTCCAAGTAA